A window from Populus trichocarpa isolate Nisqually-1 chromosome 3, P.trichocarpa_v4.1, whole genome shotgun sequence encodes these proteins:
- the LOC7478181 gene encoding IAA-amino acid hydrolase ILR1-like 4, with product MSLFNWVSLGFFLYLLSPILSLNGSSDIPSRFLNYAKKEELFDWMVGVRRKIHENPELGFEEFETSKLVRAELDKIGVKYKHPLSVTGVVGFIGSGKPPFVALRADMDALAMQEMVEWEYKSKVPGKMHACGHDSHVAMLLGAAKILQDHREELKGTVVLIFQPAEEGGGGAKKMIDEGALENVNAIFGLHVANKLPIGEVASRHGPLLAGSGFFEAVISGKGGHAAIPQHSIDPILAASNVIVSLQHLVSREADPLDSQVVTVAKFQGGGAFNVIPDSVTIGGTFRAFLKESFMQLKQRIEEVVTGQAAVQRCKAVINFLENEKPFFPPTINDKYLHDYFRIVASDMLGIDKVKDMQPLMGSEDFAFYQEMIPGYFFFIGMQNETHKQLQSPHSPYFEINEDVLPYGAALHASLAARYLLEFQPEVTLPEENDHDEL from the exons ATGAGTTTGTTTAACTGGGTTtctttggggttttttttgtatttgttgagTCCAATTTTAAGCTTAAATGGGTCATCAGATATCCCTTCAAGGTTTCTCAATTATGCCAAAAAAGAAGAGCTATTTGATTGGATGGTAGGGGTAAGGAGAAAGATACATGAGAATCCTGAATTGGGTTTTGAGGAATTTGAGACTAGTAAGCTTGTTAGAGCAGAATTGGATAAGATAGGTGTTAAATATAAACACCCACTTTCAGTTACTGGTGTTGTTGGCTTTATTGGGTCTGGTAAACCTCCTTTCGTTGCATTAAGGGCAGATATGGATGCTCTTGCTATGCAG GAAATGGTGGAGTGGGAGTACAAGAGCAAAGTTCCTGGGAAGATGCATGCTTGTGGTCATGATTCTCATGTTGCAATGCTTCTTGGTGCTGCAAAGATCCTTCAAGACCATCGTGAAGAGTTGAAG GGCACAGTTGTTCTAATCTTCCAACCAGCAGAGGAAGGAGGTGGTGGTGCAAAGAAAATGATCGATGAAGGAGCATTAGAGAATGTTAATGCTATATTTGGCTTGCATGTTGCCAATAAGTTACCAATAGGAGAAGTGGCCTCCAGACACGGTCCTCTACTGGCTGGGAGTGGATTCTTTGAAGCAGTAATAAGTGGAAAAGGAGGTCATGCCGCCATTCCTCAGCATTCAATAGATCCAATACTGGCAGCTTCCAATGTGATAGTTAGCTTACAACACCTTGTTTCACGTGAAGCTGATCCACTGGACTCACAG GTGGTAACAGTTGCAAAATTCCAAGGAGGTGGTGCATTCAATGTTATTCCAGATTCTGTTACAATTGGTGGCACCTTCCGAGCCTTTTTAAAGGAAAGCTTTATGCAACTTAAGCAACGTATTGAGGAG GTTGTCACAGGGCAAGCTGCAGTCCAACGGTGCAAAGCAGTTATTAATTTCCTTGAGAATGAAAAACCCTTTTTCCCTCCTACCATAAATGATAAATACTTGCACGATTACTTCCGAATTGTTGCTAGTGATATGCTGGGCATTGACAAAGTTAAAGACATGCAACCATTGATGGGATCTGAGGATTTTGCCTTTTACCAAGAGATGATACCTGGATATTTCTTCTTTATTGGAATGCAGAATGAGACACACAAGCAGCTTCAATCCCCACACTCACCTTACTTTGAAATCAATGAAGATGTGCTTCCTTATGGTGCTGCACTTCACGCATCATTGGCTGCTAGGTATCTTCTTGAATTCCAACCAGAAGTTACCTTGCCTGAGGAAAATGATCATGATGAACTGTAA